DNA from Thermococcus sp. LS1:
GTTTCAGGCTTCAGCTCACCGTTGTCGAGGAATGAACCTGAGGTGAACATCCTCACCGCGACTCTCTCCCTGCCCTCTACCTTCTTTAGGGCCTCTCTAACGTAATCGACTATGGCATCCTGGCTCCATCTAACCTTCGGGGCTGCCGTTGGGTACGCGCACATGTAGCAGGCCTGGCCTATCCTAAAGCGATAGCAGCCTATCGTGGGCAGGATTATGAAGAGTGCAGTCCCGGGCTTTCCAGCAACGTTGTCCTCACTCGTCCAGTACGTCATCTTTTAACACCAGCTTAGGCTGGAAATCAAGGTTTTTAAAGGTGAGGCCTTAGTCCATAGTATGCTCAGGATACTCATAACCAACGATGACGGGATTTATTCAAAGGGCATCCGTGCCGCTGTAGAGGCCGTTAAAGACCTTGGAGAGGTTTATGTCGTTGCTCCCCTCTTCCAGAGGAGCGCCAGCGGAAGAGCCATGACGCTTCACAAGCCGCTGAGGGCAAAGCTTGTGAACGTGCCTGGGGCAAAGGTTGCCTACGGCCTAGACGGCATGCCCGTTGATTGCGTCATCTTTGCTCTCGCAAGGTTCACCCACTTCGACCTGGCGATAAGCGGTATCAACCTCGGCGAGAACCTGAGTACAGAGATAACAGTCTCCGGAACGGCTTCCGCTGCCATAGAAACCGCCACCCACGGGATTCCCAGCATAGCGATAAGTCTCGAGGTCGACTGGGGAAAGACCCTCAGCGAGGGCGAAGGGATAGACTTCTCAGCTGCGTCCCACTTCCTGAGGAGAATAGCCAGGGCCGTCCTCGAGAAGGGCCTTCCAGAGGGCGTTGACATGCTCAACGTGAACATCCCGAACGATGCCAGCCCTGAGACGAAGATAGAAGTGACGAGGCTCGCGAGGAGAAGGTACCGGCCAACCATTGAGGAGCGCATCGACCCGAGGGGGCATCCTTACTACTGGATAGTCGGCAGGAAGTGCGAGAAGTTCGAGCCCGGGACGGATGCTTACGCCCTAAAGGTGGAGAGGAAGATCAGCGTGACGCCGATAAACATAGACATGACAGCGAGGGTGGACTTTGAGAGTGTGATGAAAATTTTGAATGAAAAGGCATGAACTCGAGCATGTGACTACGTCGATTTGTTCACATATTTGCCGAGATTGTTAGTACCATTTGTAACAGTCCCATAAATACTAGCTGTTATAGAGGATAGCTAAGAATTATGCAATTGTATTCATTATTAGAAATAACAAGTTGAGTAAACGTCCAATTTAAAATAAAAGTACACAAAAACTATTTAAGAGGTTTTACATCTACCAAGTTTGGTGGTTCATTATGAGAAGTAAAAAACAGTCGTTTTGTCTGTGGTTTTTTTGCCGTTTTGGTATTGAGTAGCTTTGCAGGAGCTCTGAGCATAAGCCAGATCCATGCCGGAGCCAGTTACGTAACGCCCAACGAGGCAATTCTCACAGCCCAAAAACATCTGCAGTGGGCATCTTCAAACCTGCCGAATTTCAAGGACTGGCAGAACGCAAAGCTGTCTCAGCCGGTAGTGTATTACTTCCCAAATGGCACTAAGAGTGCCTACGAGTTCACAGTGCTGGTGAATGGAAAGCCAGATGGTTTTATACTCGTTGCGGCGCAGAGATACATGCCCTCGGTTCTTGAGTTCGGGAAGGGAGAAACACCGAGCAGAAGGCTGGGAAGAATTGGTGCGGCCAGAATCAGGGGCTTCTCAAGGAGACAGCACAGATTGCTCTATTACGGTGCGTTGAGCTACAGCATAGACGTAGGGAACGGGAAAGCCATGGACATTCATGGCAGGGTCGTTTCCTTCCCAAAAAGAATCGCGTTATTCTCCAAACCATATACACGGTCTTTAGAGACGAGTAGTATATATCCTGCGTCCACTTACGTAGAAAAACATATCCCAAATGTACCGGCTTGGACCACAACGGATCCCGGGAGCTATTCAAATCCATATCCCTACAATATGGGTTCCAGTGGGGATCCATGGTCTTGGTGGGACGGATGTGCTCCAATAGCTGCTTCAATGGTGATAGCGTATTACGAACCTCAGCTTCGAGATTCTTGGGATAGAGAGGCGTTAATTGACGTTCTTCACTATACTATGAAAACAGATGAAAATGGGGGTACTCAGATTTCCAATGTAGCCCCAGGCATAGAAGATCTCCATGAAGAGTACCAGCGTATTTCAAACATGATAACACTCAATAACTTCGTCAGAAATGACTATGATGCTTGGCTGGAAAGCCGTTCAACTGGATTCTATGATGCAATATCTAATATCAACAATGACCATCCCCTTTTACTGTTGATGCTCGATGGCGGTTCTGCATTAGACCGCTCCCAGGATTATGGGAACCATGCAGTTACCGTGGTTGGCTACGTTGGATATTCCTCTTCATTCTATTGGGAGATTCATGATACATGGGACAGCGCAGATCATTACATAGCAGACGGAAATTGGAAGGATGCATGGTTTGTCTTCGTTAGCAGGAGGTAAATTTAATGGCGAGAGGACTTTCACATCTTTTTCTTTTAGTTCTGGCTTTAGCATTAGTCGGTGGCATCTTTGTGGGGCTGAATAGGGAAGGTCAGTGTTTCTCAACGGTGCCGGCGAACGTGAGTGGCGTTAAACCTCAGGTGGTGATAGGTCCGGGCTTCCCCCCGGGCGAGGTTTGAGGGCCTAACGCTCGACGAGATTGTAAACGGAAGTCCGAGGCACGTGCTCGTTGGGTTCTTTAACTTTGAACTCTCAAACTGGACGGGGAAGAGGCCAAAGTGCTACTTTAAGGCACTCGAAGGCTTTTCCGAGAACTGGACTGGTCTCATCCTACCGGGTGCCTCCCTCTCAAACGTAACCCTCTCTGGAAGAGTTTATCTGGCACTCTATGTGTACCCCAGGGAGACCTCCATCATAATCTCAAAGGTAAAGTATGGAGAAACACCGGAAGAGTCCAGGGTGGCCGAGGCTTTCCATCTCAGGTATCATAAAAGTCCGGAGAAGTACATCAAGGATTACCTGAGCTCTCTGGAGAATTCGGGTTACATCAGGGTCAAGACACTCCCCAATGGGGCCCTCTTTGAAAAGGACCACAACACCCTACTCGTGCTGGAAACCGTGGATGAGGCTAACCTTTATCTCCTCGTGGCCATGGGAAGTGAGGAGGACGTGTTGAGAATGGCTAGCCAAGCAATCTCCTCAAAGGTATAACCCAGAGGTGAAGAGCATGCCCAGAAAGGTTTTCCACGCCTTTGCCCTCGCGCTGAGTACCGCCTGGGACTAGTCCTCGCCTATAATCTGCCTTGGCTGGAGGATTACTACATCAGGGGAGGTATGGTGTAGTTCGAGAACTGGACCGGCTCCGCTGGGAGGCCCTACGTCTGCTGGAGGGAGTACTCACCATCGCCCATCTTCCTTTTCCTCGTCCTCCTTCCCGCGATCATCCTGCTCGCCCTGCACCTTTACCTTAAGGAACCGGCCTTCAAGAAGTCCGGTTTGGTTATGGGACTGTCAACCCTATCGGTGGTTCTATCCCCCTTTCTAACAACGCGGGCGGGCTTGTGGCTTCTTCCAATCACCTCAATCGGAGTGGGCGTAGTCCTGGGAAGGGACAAAACGGAAAAAGCGTTGCTCACCATCCAGGGCTTTCTGCCGGGGTTTTTGGTCCTCATGGGCATACTCATGGAGCTCGGAGTCAGCTGCTGATGAAGAATTCGCAGAGGGGAGGTTCACTCCTCCCCAAAAATCCTCTCCACGAACCACTTCTCGTCGAAGGGCTTGAGGTCGTCGTAGCCCTGACCGACGCCGACGAAGAGTATCGGCGCCCCTATGGCGTGGCTTATGCTGAGTGCGGCCCCACCACGGGCGTCGGCATCGAGCTTTGTGAGAATTACCCCGTCTATCTTAACAGCCTCGTTGAACTGCTTTGCCTGCTCTACCACGGCGTTTCCGGCTAAGCTGTCGCCGACGAAGATGACAAGGTCAGGCTTGGTAACGCGCACTATCTTCTTCATTTCGTCCATAAGGTTCCTGTTGAGCTCATTCCTTCCGGCGGTGTCTATGAGAACGACATCAACGCCCCTCGCCTTCGCGTGCTGTATTGCGTCGTAGGCTACCGCCGCCGGATCAGCGCCGTAGGAGTGCTTGATAACCTTAACACCAACACGCTTTGCGTGCTCTTCTACCTGCTCTATTGCCCCTGCTCTGAAGGTGTCGCTCGCTGCTATGACGACGGAAAGGCCGTTCTTCTTGAGCCAGTGGGCGAGCTTGGCTATGGTCGTGGTCTTCCCCGAGCCGTTGAAGCCAACAAAGGCTATGACGAAGGGCTTTTCTTCCTTTGAGCGGATCATCTTGAGGAGGTCTATCCTCTTCTCTGGGGTCAGCACCTCCAGAACAGCCTCTCTTACGGCTTTCTCGACTAGTTCCTTCTTGTTTGTCCCTATCTTAACCTTCTGACCGACGAGCTTCTCTTTTATCTTCTCCCTGAGAGCCTCCACCGTTTCGAGGGCAACGTCGGCCTCGAGGAGTTCCAGCTCAAGATCCCAGAGGGCGTTCTCGACGTCTTTCTCTCTTATCTCAGTCTGGGAAACCTTCTCGACGAATGAGCCTAACTTCTCTTTCAGCTTTCCGAACATATTCACCACCTGATGAGCGAGACGCTTGGACGTATATAATTATTATGAAATACCCTCGGCGATAGCTGGTGTCATCACACCTCAGACCCGAAACCGCTCGTCATCGGGCGATAGTGAGTTATCCTGTGATGTTTATAAATCAGCTCCTTCTGATGTACGTCTTGCTTTCCACTACCCTTCCATTCTCAAGGCGCATGACATCGACCCTTTCAAAGCCGACGGTTTCCCTCTTGTAGGCTACGAGGTAGTCGATGAGCTCCCTGATCTGGTAGCGCGTTATTGAGTCCTTTACGTACTTCGTCTCGTAGAGCAGGATGAGCTTATTCCTGTTCTCCGCGAGCCAGCGGTGAAGCTTTTCCCTCTCTGCTTTTGAACGAGAGAGTGGGTTCACTATGAGGTAAACATCGAAATCTCCCCCTGCGTAAGGTGAGCCGATGTAAACTTCCCCATCAACCTGGAATGGAAGGTATTCGACAAGTATGTTCTTCGTTCTCTTACTCCAAGCATTGAGGTATATCCTCGCGAGTCTCTTGCCGTCGCCAGTTATTAAAACAATTCCCGAGTTCAGTTCGGCTATTTCCTTCAGCATGGTCATCACAAAAAACTTTTACTGGACAGTTAAAATTCTTTCTCAAATTTTCGGCGTTCTCAAGACCGCAAAGTATATATCTCGACTTGGAGTTATACCTTTGAAAACTCCAGGGGTGTTAACATGAAGAAGTGGTTAAGTCTGTTTTTAATCGGCCTCCTGGCCATTAGTGTCGTGGCCAGCGGCTGCATAGGTGGGGGAGAAGAGACCACTACCAAGGGCAAGATAGCCATCGTCTATGACGTCGGTGGCAGGGGTGACCTGAGCTTCAACGACATGGCTTATCTCGGTGCTTCAAAGGCAGCCAAGGACTTCAACCTGGAGCTGGTTGAGGTTCAGAGTGCCAAGGAGACCGACTATCTCCAGAACCTTGAGACCCTTGCCCAGCAGGGCGACTATGAGATAATTATCGCTGTCGGTTTCATGATGACCGATGCTGTTAAGCAGGTTGCCGCCAAGTATCCAGACCAGAAGTTCGCCATCATCGACGGATTTGATCCAGAGATGCCAGACAACGTCATGATGATACTCTTCAAGGAGAACGAGGGTTCAGCACTCGTCGGTGCTCTTGCAGGAATGATCGCCGCCAACGACGATAAGGACAAGGTCGGTATCGTCCTCGGCATGGAGATCCCGGTTCTCTACAAGTTCGAGGCTGGATACAGGTTCGGTGTTTCATGGGGTGTTGACTACTACAACCAGAAGATGGGCACCAACAAGAAGGTCGACGTTATCTACCAGTACACCGGAACCTTCACCGACGCGGCTAAGGGTAAGGCTGCCGCCCAGGCCCAGCTCCAGCAGGGCGCTTGGGTCATCTACCAGGTCGCCGGTGGAACTGGTGTCGGTGTCTTTGATGCCGTCGCCGAGGCTCTGAAGGCCCAGAGTAAGGACATGGGACCGCCGTTCGCCATCGGTGTTGACTCAGCCCAGGACTGGATCAAGCCGGGCGTCATTATCGCAAGCATGATGAAGAGGGTTGACGTCGGTGTCTACACCGCCGTTAAAGCGGCCGTCGAGGGCACCTTCAAGGGCGGTGTCGTCGAACTCGGTCTCAAGGAGGGCGGTGTTGGAATAAGCACTATCGAGGACGTTAAGGAGATGTTCAACTCCCTCCCAGAGGACACCAAGAAGCAGAAGCTCCAGGAGCTCGGATTCGACAGTGAGGACCAGCTCTTCGCCAAGCTCGAGGAGACCAGAAAGCAGGTTCCCGATTGGATCTGGCAGGCCATTGACGAGCTCAAGCAGAAGATAATCAACGGTGAGATCCAGGTTCCAGCGCCAATGGACAAGGACGGCATTGAGAAGATAAGGAACGCCAACGACTGGACCGAGATGATGGGTTGAAAACCTTTTTCTTCTTTTTCCGTTTCTCTTTGCAGGGGGTGTCGCCATGGAAGAAGTGCCGCTGATACAGATGAAGAACATTGTAAAGGTCTACTCCGACGGTACGAAGGCCTTGAAGGGGGTTGACTTTTCCGTTAAAAAGGGCGAGATTCATGGTCTGTTAGGTGAGAACGGAGCGGGTAAGACTACCCTCATGAAGATCCTCTCCGGTATGATAAAGCCCACGGAGGGTAAAATCTACATAAACGGTGAGGAGGTTCACTTTAAGAGCCCCGCCGATGCCCTGGAAAAGGGCATTGGTATCGTTCACCAGCACTTCACGCTTGTTGAGGTGTTTAACGCCCTTGAGAACATAATCCTCGGAATGGAGGGGCACAGTTTATTCTCAAAGATAGATGTGGAAAAGGCCACGGAAAAGCTCCAGAAGCTGATGGACGAGCTAAACTTCCAGGTTCCCCTTGATATCCCTGTTGAGAAGCTGCCCGTCGGTGTCCAGCAAAGGATTGAAATCCTCAAGATGCTCTTCAGGGATGTCGACATACTTATCCTCGATGAGCCCACGGCTGTTCTCACCCCGATAGAAGTCAAGGAGCTCTTCAGGGTTCTCCGCCTGCTCAAGAGCCAGGGCAAGACGATAATCTTCATCAGCCACAAGCTCAAGGAGGTCATTGAGATAACCGACCGCGTTACGGTCCTCAGAAAGGGTGAACTCATAGGCACGATAGACACCAAGGACGCCACGCCGCAGATACTCGCCAAGATGATGGTTGGAAGGGAGGTCGTTCTCAGGGTGGAGAAGCCCCCCAAAGAGCCGGGAGCGCCTATTCTTAGGGTTGAGAACCTGTGGGTTAAGGGCGACAGAGGTGAGGACGCCGTCAAGGGTCTCTCCTTTGAGGTTCGCGCCGGCGAAATATTCGGTATAGCCGGCGTTGAGGGCAACGGTCAGACAGAGCTCATAGAGGCCATAACCGGTCTCAGGAAGGTTGAGAAAGGAAAGGTCATTCTTAACGATAAGGACATCACCGGCAGGCCACCGAGGGAACTCTACGACCTCGGGCTGGCCCACATTCCAGAGGACAGAATAAATATGGGTCTCATCGTCGACATGAGCGTCGCCGAGAACTCGATCCTCGGTCTTCAGTGGAGGGAGAAATTCAAGGGGCCGCTTAACTCGATAAGGTGGAACGCCGTCAGGGAGCACGCTAAAAAACTCGTTGAGCAGTTCGATATAGTCGTTCCAGGCATAACCGCTCCAGCAAAGAGCCTGAGCGGTGGAAACCAGCAGAAGCTCATCGTTGCCAGAGAGGTCAGCAAGGAGCCTGTCTTGATAGTCGCGTCCCAGCCCACGAGGGGTGTCGACGTTGCCTCCACCGAGTACATCAGGAACTACCTCGTCAAGCTTAGGAACGAGAACAAGGCCGTTCTGCTCGTTTCCGCCGACCTTGATGAGGTAACCCAGCTGAGCGACAGGATGGCCGTCATGTATGAGGGAGAGTTCATGGGCATCGTGAAGCCCGAGGAGGTCACAGAGGAAGAGATTGGAATGATGATGGGAGGGATCAGACGTGAATGAAAAGGTGAAGGGCTTCCTCAAGCCGCTCGCGGAGAGCCTGCTGGCGGTGTTCATTGGATTCTTCCTAGGTGCGATAATCCTCCTCGCGTTTGGCTACAGCCCTCTTGAGGCTTATTATTGGCTCCTGAAGGGTTCCCTTGGTTCTGCATCAGGAATAGCCTCTACACTTAGCTACGCCACCCCAATCATGCTCACCGCTCTGACATTCGCAATAAGCGCTAGGACAGGAATCTTTAACATCGGTGCCGAGGGTTCTGTTTACTTCGGAGCAATAGCTGCGATAATATTCACCAACATCTACGGCAACGTCATCTTTGGGCTCCTCATGGGCATGCTGGTTGGGGCAATGTGGGGCCTTCCAGCAGCTTTCCTCAAGGTCTTCCGCGGTGTTCACGAAGTTATCTCAACCATTATGCTAAACTGGATAGCTTGGTATGCCGTCCTATACCTTGTTACGGGCCCATACGCTAATCCCAATGATCCTAACGAATCCGAAGGGTGCAGAGTACGGAGGAATCGATCCAAAGAAAGCGATAATATGGTCATTTGTCATAGGCGGATTTGCGAGCGGTCTCGCTGGCGCCGTTGAGGTCATGGGAAGACCTCCAACTTATGCCATAAGCCAGGGAATGGCCAACATCTATGGCTATGGTTTCGACGGAATAGGCGTCGCCCTCGTCGGAAGAAACCACCCACTGGGCATAATCTTCGCGGCAATGTTCTTTGGCATGCTCCGTGCTGGAACAACAATGATGCAGATTGGAGCAGGGGTTCCGCTCGAGATTATCTACGTCATCCAGGGTATAATCGTCGTTGCCGTCGCGATTCCTGGTCTGCTTGACATATTCAAGAACTTGAGGAGGGTGAGGGCATGAGCCTCGGATCATCAATCGTCCCAATCCTAGTGACCTCACTGATGGCCATGGTGCCCATAGTTCTTACGAGCGTTGGTGCGGTTGTCAGCGAGCGCGCTGGAATAGTCAACATCGGCTACGAGGGAATCATAATGATAAGTGCCTTCTTCGGCGCTATTGCGGCAGAAGTCAGCGGAAGCTGGTTCATCGGTCTCCTTGGGGGAGCCTTTGTCGGCGCCCTCCTCGGAATGCTCCACGGCTTCATCACGGTCTACCTCAAGGGAGACCACATCATCCCGGGTATCGGTATAAACCTCCTCGCCATGGGTCTCGTCCCCTTCGGTATCATGGCCTACTGGGGAACGGCAGGTCAGCACCAGGTTCCAGACACCGTCAGGGTTCCCAACTGGAACACCGCCTACGGGAACATCAGCCCCATGATAATAGTGACCCTCGTCATAACTTTCGTCACCTACTGGGTGCTCTTCAAAACGCCGCTTGGACTGAGGATAAGGGCCATGGGTGAGAACCCAGAGGCAGCAGATGCCATAGGCCTGAACGTTGAGAAGTACCGCTTCTGGGCGGCAGTGTACGGTGCTGCACTGGCGGGTCTCGCTGGAGCCTACATCAGCATAGACTGGGTCGGAGCGGTCACCAAGAACGTTGCAGCTGGAAGGGGTTTCATAGCGCTCGCCAACATGGTGTTCAGCGGCTGGAACCCGCTAATGGCTCTGGTCGGAGGATTCCTCTTCGGATTCTTCGACACGGTGGCAATATGGGTCCAGTCCAGCCAGGTTGTCCCGTGGCAGTTCGTCCAGATGCTGCCATACGTGATGACTATCATCATCGTGGCAGGAATAATAGGAAAGGTCCGCCCGCCCAAGTGGGACGGCAGGCCCTACAAGAGGGAGTGACTCTCTCTTCTCATTTTCCCTTTCCCGACAAAGTTGGGAGGAAGAAAAGGCTCACTTCTTGAGGATTACTCCAAGAGCAGTGCCTAAGACAAGGCCGACAATGATGGAAACGACGACATACTGTGTGACGTCTGTCCTGGCCTCGGCTAGTTCTTCAGGGGGCTTTTCTCCGAGCGCCTTGACCACCGCGGCGCTGTTCTCTATAAGCACCTCCGTGTAGGGCTTGTCCTTCCAGAAGACCGTTATCTCGGCCAGGGGCTTCCCGCTCTTTACAGCTAACTCTTTGGCTGCCTCCTTCAGCTGGTCAGGGCTTTCCTTTCCATAAACTATGAGGTCGGTTTTCCTGGCGGTGGAGACGAGCTCGTCAACTCCAAGTGCTGGGACTTCTTCCTCTGGCTTTATCGAGGCAACTGCCTTTATGCCGAGCCACTCAATGGCGTACTGGTTGGAGGGCATCTGTATAACAGCAGTCCTGTTTTCCGTCATGAGGGCCTTATAAGCCTCGACGATAGTCCCAACGCGCTCCCTGAAGCTCTCGAACTCTTTTCTGTATAGCTCGGCATTGTACGGGTCGGCCTTTTCGAGGGCTTTCTCGGTTGCCTGAGCTATTGCCATCGCGTTGTAGGGATCGAGCCATATACCATGTGGGTTGTCCTTGCTGTTGTACCAGTGCTCGCTTAGATACCGGAAGCCTTCAGCTTTGTAGTCGTCTATGAAGAGCGTCTCGCCGGTTATTGTTCCTTCCTCTTTCAGCTCGGCGATTTTCTTTTCCATGGGTAAATGGCCTCCGGTAGTCACTATGACGTCTGCCTGGCGCAGGAGCTCGATCTGGCTTGCCCTCAGCTGGTACTCGTGCGGATCTGCGCCGAGGGGGATTATGTAGACAACCTCCACAGAATCCCCGAAGGCATCCTGAACTATCGTTGCCAAAGGTGCTATACTCGTCACCACGAGGGGCTTTTCTCCAGCTCCACTGGTGAGTGGAATGAGTGATCCGATTAAAAGCAACGCTATGAGTAGAGTTCTCGCCCTCATTTTCGGTCACCCTAACAGAATTCAACGATTAACTTTAAAGGTTGTCGGAAAGTTTTATAAGTTCCCGCCCGGACTACCACTGGGTGTCGTTATGAAGAGATTAGCAGCGTTAATAATCATGCTGTTGTTCCTGAGTAGTGCCGTTTCAGTAAGCGCTTACAATGTCAGTTCCAAAGTCTCGGTAACTATAAGCCCCAACTCGGAGCTTCTTTCAGTGGTATATTATCTGGCTTTTGGAAGAAACGACACCTTCGTCATCAACAGAGGGGACTACCTCAGTGATGTTGACGCTTACTTTGGCCCATATAGAAATCATCCGGCCGTCAAGATGCTCAGGGAGCATTTGGAGAACGCTACGACGACCCCAGACAGGGACATGAGGCTCTACTACCTCGAGGCATATCTCTTGATGTGCACGGAGCCGCCAGAGCTGAAGTCATGGTACAACTTCACCGACGAATGGCTCATTGGATTTCTCGATGCTCTGAGAGACTTCGCAACGGAAACCGACTTCATGGCATTCTATGAGGCCCATCAGGATTATTATTGGCAGGATATTGACATCTATGCTAGTGCCCTTGAACTCCTTCCGCCGGATGAGTTCATGAGACAGTACATGGACCTCACAAACGTCCGCTTTGAGTTTTATCATCCTTACCTCGTTGCCATCCACGGCCACAGCTTCAACCCGGTAATCAACGGCACACAGATATACGGCGCTGGCGGAATGATCCCCCTGGTGAGGCGCGACCCTCAGAGGACTGAGTGGACATACAAGACAGCCCGCGACACAATGTTTGGTTTGCCGCTCAACAGGGACTACATTAAGAACAGGAGACTGGACGAGCTCATCTATCTCGGCTTCGTCTACCACGAGCTTGGCCATGACATCACGACCGAGGAACTGAACTGGAACTACGGCCTCACCTACGACCTCAGATACCTCGAGGATACGATAGAGGAGGACATGCCTTACCTTGCGACCTATGACATACACTTCTGGTGGGACACGATGATGGTGTACGAGGGCTTCGCTGACGGATGGATGGACTTTTCACTGAAGAGTGTTGACCCCGCCTACGTGGAGCTGGCGATGTGGATGCAGAGGGCATGGGGAGAGTTCTGGATAGAAGACATGGTTGAAATCTACGAGAAGTACACCCTGATAAGCGTTCAGGAAGGAAAACCTCTGGGCGACTACGTCGTTGACATGATGAGCGAGCTCAAGGAAAAGATTCCGCCCGAGAAAGCGGGAGAGTTATACCTGGAGCGCGTTCCAGTGACACTCCTCAGGGCCCTCGACAGGGGGGCCGTTGCTGGAAAGGTCATCGTAGTTTACGGCACCCAGAATCCAGACCCGAGTGGAACCGAATACGACAGGGAGACGGCTGAGATTGTTGCGAATTACCTTGAGACTTTCTACTCCCAGTGGCCAGACGGCGTCGCGGTAGTCGTCAAGGCCGACGTCAACGTTACCGACGAAGAACTGAGGGAGAACCTTATCCTCATTGGCGGCCCCCTTGCCAACAAGATTATTGCCGAACTCCAGGACGACTTTCCGTTGCGCTTTGTGAAATACGGAGACGAGTGGGTTTTGGAAAGGTCGGAGCACTGGGACTGGGGCATTGCCTCCTTCATACTCCAAGAGAACGATGCCTATCCAGTCCTTGAGGGGTGGAACGCCAACTACCTCAACGCATCGGTGATAATGGCCATCAGGAACCCGCTCAACCCTGAGAACTACATTGTATGGATAGCCGGAGCAGACCGCTACGGCACGAGGCTCTACAAGAATCCAACCTACTACCTCAGCAGCTACGAAATCTTCAATGGAAAAGAGATAGAGATGGGATTCTACGTTCAGCCTAAAGCCTCTTGAGGAGTCTTTTCTTCCCTCTTTTTTCCGCCATTGTCTCCGCTTCTGATGTGCGGCTTGCCGATGGCTATGGTAAAGCCCTTGAAGCTGTCATCCTTTCTGTTGAACTCTATGGCTAATGGGAGGCCATGGTCGTCGTTGAAGACTATTCTTACTATCCTCGCCCGCGAGTGGTCGTTCAGGTAGTCCTCCTTCAGCTGCTCGTAGTTGTCTATGGCCTCGTTGATGCTCTCGCTATGCATGTCGTAGATTTCCCTGGCATAGACGCTGTGGTTCTTGATTTCCTCGACGGTCTTCTTCCTGTCCAAGCTACCACACCCTCAGGCTTTGCGCCAGGCTCCGTCGCGGAACTTAAAAACCTTCCTGCGCTCGGCCATTCTGAGGGCTTCCTCAAGTCTACCTTTCGGAACATCAATGCCATGGAGCTCCTTGAAGAGCTCGACGATTTCATCGGTGGTTAGGGCTTCCTTCTCCTCGAAAAGGTTGTTAACGAGGTTTATCATGTCCTCCACGAAGTTCCAGGGGAAGATTATCCAGGCCCAGTCGATCTCCTCGCCGTAGTAGTCTGGGTTGAAGCGGGAGCCTCTTATTGTAAGCAGTGTTGCCGCCCTAACCTCTGCCGGCTTCTGGTTCTCCACGTAATTCTTCGCTAGGGTTAAGCTCTCTCCAGTGTCACTGATGTCGTCCACAATAAGAACATTCTTTCCGCTCATGTCGTAGTTGCTGCCGTACTTGAGTCTTGCCTTTCCGTCCGGAGTGGCTGTAACACCCCAGTGCTCCACCTTGAGGCTGACGAGGTCCTTAACGCCGAGGTAGTCGCAGTAAAGTCTTGCCGCAATCCAGCCGCCTCTGGCAAGACCGACTATAACGTCCGGTCTCCAGCCGTCTTCAAGAACCTTCCATGCGCCCTCCTTTGCCCACTTCTCTATATCGTCCCAAGAAGCGAGATAAGCCGGAAACTTCTTCATTGGATTTCCCTTAACGGAGCAAAGGAAAGGTTATA
Protein-coding regions in this window:
- the surE gene encoding 5'/3'-nucleotidase SurE — encoded protein: MLRILITNDDGIYSKGIRAAVEAVKDLGEVYVVAPLFQRSASGRAMTLHKPLRAKLVNVPGAKVAYGLDGMPVDCVIFALARFTHFDLAISGINLGENLSTEITVSGTASAAIETATHGIPSIAISLEVDWGKTLSEGEGIDFSAASHFLRRIARAVLEKGLPEGVDMLNVNIPNDASPETKIEVTRLARRRYRPTIEERIDPRGHPYYWIVGRKCEKFEPGTDAYALKVERKISVTPINIDMTARVDFESVMKILNEKA
- a CDS encoding C39 family peptidase, whose amino-acid sequence is MSSFAGALSISQIHAGASYVTPNEAILTAQKHLQWASSNLPNFKDWQNAKLSQPVVYYFPNGTKSAYEFTVLVNGKPDGFILVAAQRYMPSVLEFGKGETPSRRLGRIGAARIRGFSRRQHRLLYYGALSYSIDVGNGKAMDIHGRVVSFPKRIALFSKPYTRSLETSSIYPASTYVEKHIPNVPAWTTTDPGSYSNPYPYNMGSSGDPWSWWDGCAPIAASMVIAYYEPQLRDSWDREALIDVLHYTMKTDENGGTQISNVAPGIEDLHEEYQRISNMITLNNFVRNDYDAWLESRSTGFYDAISNINNDHPLLLLMLDGGSALDRSQDYGNHAVTVVGYVGYSSSFYWEIHDTWDSADHYIADGNWKDAWFVFVSRR
- the ftsY gene encoding signal recognition particle-docking protein FtsY, giving the protein MFGKLKEKLGSFVEKVSQTEIREKDVENALWDLELELLEADVALETVEALREKIKEKLVGQKVKIGTNKKELVEKAVREAVLEVLTPEKRIDLLKMIRSKEEKPFVIAFVGFNGSGKTTTIAKLAHWLKKNGLSVVIAASDTFRAGAIEQVEEHAKRVGVKVIKHSYGADPAAVAYDAIQHAKARGVDVVLIDTAGRNELNRNLMDEMKKIVRVTKPDLVIFVGDSLAGNAVVEQAKQFNEAVKIDGVILTKLDADARGGAALSISHAIGAPILFVGVGQGYDDLKPFDEKWFVERIFGEE
- a CDS encoding BMP family protein, with product MKKWLSLFLIGLLAISVVASGCIGGGEETTTKGKIAIVYDVGGRGDLSFNDMAYLGASKAAKDFNLELVEVQSAKETDYLQNLETLAQQGDYEIIIAVGFMMTDAVKQVAAKYPDQKFAIIDGFDPEMPDNVMMILFKENEGSALVGALAGMIAANDDKDKVGIVLGMEIPVLYKFEAGYRFGVSWGVDYYNQKMGTNKKVDVIYQYTGTFTDAAKGKAAAQAQLQQGAWVIYQVAGGTGVGVFDAVAEALKAQSKDMGPPFAIGVDSAQDWIKPGVIIASMMKRVDVGVYTAVKAAVEGTFKGGVVELGLKEGGVGISTIEDVKEMFNSLPEDTKKQKLQELGFDSEDQLFAKLEETRKQVPDWIWQAIDELKQKIINGEIQVPAPMDKDGIEKIRNANDWTEMMG
- a CDS encoding ABC transporter ATP-binding protein; amino-acid sequence: MEEVPLIQMKNIVKVYSDGTKALKGVDFSVKKGEIHGLLGENGAGKTTLMKILSGMIKPTEGKIYINGEEVHFKSPADALEKGIGIVHQHFTLVEVFNALENIILGMEGHSLFSKIDVEKATEKLQKLMDELNFQVPLDIPVEKLPVGVQQRIEILKMLFRDVDILILDEPTAVLTPIEVKELFRVLRLLKSQGKTIIFISHKLKEVIEITDRVTVLRKGELIGTIDTKDATPQILAKMMVGREVVLRVEKPPKEPGAPILRVENLWVKGDRGEDAVKGLSFEVRAGEIFGIAGVEGNGQTELIEAITGLRKVEKGKVILNDKDITGRPPRELYDLGLAHIPEDRINMGLIVDMSVAENSILGLQWREKFKGPLNSIRWNAVREHAKKLVEQFDIVVPGITAPAKSLSGGNQQKLIVAREVSKEPVLIVASQPTRGVDVASTEYIRNYLVKLRNENKAVLLVSADLDEVTQLSDRMAVMYEGEFMGIVKPEEVTEEEIGMMMGGIRRE